In Phyllopteryx taeniolatus isolate TA_2022b chromosome 1, UOR_Ptae_1.2, whole genome shotgun sequence, the following proteins share a genomic window:
- the zgc:110699 gene encoding ras-related and estrogen-regulated growth inhibitor isoform X2: MTKRYIGEYDHKKEITYRCCRLVDQEAVDLEILDTSYKERWSPSLKASICWADGFLLLYSITHRQSFLEVSRLKRLIDQSKQSLAVPTVLVANKADLEIGREVTTEEGQRLAHDLRCGFSELSVADSALAVEAAVFQLIRRVLDQQRPLTYRRSYMLTMRHALTTKLTRSKTMQW; the protein is encoded by the exons ATGACCAAGCGGTACATTGGCGAATATGACCACAAGAAGG AAATAACTTACAGATGCTGCCGACTGGTAGATCAGGAAGCTGTTGACCTTGAGATCTTGGATACATCATATAAG GAGAGATGGTCGCCTTCTCTGAAGGCATCCATCTGCTGGGCTGATGGCTTCCTCTTGCTCTATTCCATCACACACCGCCAAAGTTTCCTGGAGGTCTCACGGCTCAAAAGACTCATTGACCAAAGCAAACAGAGTCTGG CTGTCCCAACAGTGCTGGTAGCAAATAAAGCAGACTTGGAAATTGGCAGGGAGGTGACAACAGAGGAAGGACAGAGACTGGCCCATGATTTAAg GTGTGGTTTCAGCGAGCTGTCAGTGGCTGACTCTGCATTAGCTGTGGAAGCAGCCGTGTTTCAGCTCATCAG GCGAGTCCTGGATCAGCAGCGGCCTCTGACTTATCGCCGTTCCTACATGCTGACCATGCGCCATGCTCTGACTACAAAACTGACCCGATCTAAAACCATGCAGTGGTGA
- the zgc:110699 gene encoding ras-related and estrogen-regulated growth inhibitor isoform X3 translates to MVKLLILGTPNTGKTALCVRFMTKRYIGEYDHKKEITYRCCRLVDQEAVDLEILDTSYKERWSPSLKASICWADGFLLLYSITHRQSFLEVSRLKRLIDQSKQSLAVPTVLVANKADLEIGREVTTEEGQRLAHDLRRVLDQQRPLTYRRSYMLTMRHALTTKLTRSKTMQW, encoded by the exons ATGGTTAAACTCCTCATCCTGGGAACTCCAAACACAGGAAAGACAG CCTTGTGCGTCCGCTTCATGACCAAGCGGTACATTGGCGAATATGACCACAAGAAGG AAATAACTTACAGATGCTGCCGACTGGTAGATCAGGAAGCTGTTGACCTTGAGATCTTGGATACATCATATAAG GAGAGATGGTCGCCTTCTCTGAAGGCATCCATCTGCTGGGCTGATGGCTTCCTCTTGCTCTATTCCATCACACACCGCCAAAGTTTCCTGGAGGTCTCACGGCTCAAAAGACTCATTGACCAAAGCAAACAGAGTCTGG CTGTCCCAACAGTGCTGGTAGCAAATAAAGCAGACTTGGAAATTGGCAGGGAGGTGACAACAGAGGAAGGACAGAGACTGGCCCATGATTTAAg GCGAGTCCTGGATCAGCAGCGGCCTCTGACTTATCGCCGTTCCTACATGCTGACCATGCGCCATGCTCTGACTACAAAACTGACCCGATCTAAAACCATGCAGTGGTGA
- the LOC133490157 gene encoding inosine-uridine preferring nucleoside hydrolase-like, producing MKKLILDVDTGVDDAQAIMMALAAPNVEILGITCTHGNTPLQNSLKNTLRVLKVCNRLDIKVYAGFEEPLLGVKINAGEFHGKDGLGDAPDPEAPGLELVKKTNAVEAIISITNQNPGQVSLVSTGPLTNLALAVKMDPSLPARLKDLYIMGGNIESRGNTTVCGEFNFLADPEAAYIVLERYTCPTTIASWEFSCRNSLPWSFCDTWLAQNTPKARFMETIYAHTRKMVQTDRYQKELVSGSGFNTCDTYAVAAAINDDVVTESEKVAVTVELEGKYTRGMMVLDYIDALHKQHKVTILKKIDLEVFKQLMMNALK from the exons ATGAAGAAGCTGATCCTCGATGTGGACACAGGGGTGGATGATGCTCAGGCCATCATGATGGCCCTGGCAGCCCCCAATGTGGAGATATTGGGGATCACCTGCACCCACGGCAACACTCCCCTACAGAACTCCCTGAAGAACACCCTCCGTGTCTTGAAAGTCTGCAACAGGCTGGAT ATAAAGGTCTACGCTGGCTTCGAGGAGCCTTTACTGGGCGTTAAAATAAACGCGGGAGAATTTCACGGGAAGGATGGGCTGGGCGACGCCCCAGATCCTGAGGCTCCAGGCCTGGAACTGGTGAAGAAGACAAATGCAGTGGAGGCCATCATTTCTATTACCAACCAAAATCCTGGGCAG GTGAGCCTGGTCTCAACAGGGCCCCTCACCAACCTGGCCCTCGctgtcaaaatggacccttccTTGCCCGCCAGACTGAAAGACCTCTACATCATGGGAGGCAACATAGAAT CAAGAGGGAACACGACCGTGTGCGGAGAATTTAACTTTCTCGCTGATCCTGAGGCTGCTTACATTGTGCTGGAACGTTACACTTGTCCCACCACCATCGCCTCCTGGGAGTTCAGCTGCAGGAACAGCCTGCCCTGG TCCTTTTGTGACACCTGGCTCGCCCAAAATACACCAAAGGCTCGTTTTATGGAGACTATCTATGCCCACACCCGTAAG ATGGTTCAGACAGACCGATACCAAAAGGAGCTGGTGTCAGGATCCGGGTTCAACACCTGCGACACTTACGCTGTGGCTGCAGCCATCAATGACGACGTGGTGACAGAAAGTGAGAAG GTGGCTGTGACAGTGGAGTTGGAGGGGAAATACACCAGAGGCATGATGGTCCTGGACTACATCGACGCGCTGCACAAGCAGCATAAGGTCACCATCTTGAAGAAAATTGACCTCGAGGTGTTCAAGCAGTTGATGATGAATGCATTGAAGTAG
- the ndufs1 gene encoding NADH-ubiquinone oxidoreductase 75 kDa subunit, mitochondrial — translation MLRLPNVGRALAGATKGSLAPPYTVRVNVRAASNMVEVFVDGKPVEVEPGTTVLQACEKAGIQIPRFCYHERLSVAGNCRMCLVEIEKAPKPVAACAMPVMKGWNILTNSEKTRKAREGVMEFLLANHPLDCPICDQGGECDLQDQSMQFGSDRSRFTEQKRAVEDKNIGPLIKTIMTRCIQCTRCVRFASEIAGVEDLGTTGRGNNLQIGTYVEKMFMSELSGNVIDICPVGALTSKPYAFTARPWETRKIESIDVLDAVGSNILVSTRGGEVMRVLPRLNEDINEEWISDKTRFAYDGLKRQRLTQPMVKDESGQLTPATWEDALTRVAGALQGVQGSEVAAIVGGMADAEALVSLKDLLNRLNSESLCTEEVFPLAGAGTDLRSNYLLNTRIAGIEDCDLLLLVGTNPRYEAPLFNARIRKSWLHNELRVALVGHNIDLSYTYDHLGEETSVLKELANGTHPFCQVLAAAQRPVVVVGSSALQRADSAAILSSVSTIAQNARTSSGVEEGWKVLNVLHRVASQVAALDLGYKAGVDAIRTNPPKVLFLLGADGGCITRGDLPKDSLVIYQGHHGDDGATMADIILPSAAYTEKNATYVNTEGRSQHTRVAVSAPGMAREDWKIIRAVAELTGVTLPYDSLDEVRSRLAEVSPNLVRYDDVEEANYFKQANELAKGVKQDLIASPLIPPQLSVKDFYMTDSISRASQTMAKCVKASTEGAASVDEPSIC, via the exons ATGTTGCGCCTGCCGAATGTTGGCCGAGCTTTGGCCGGAGCCACCAAGGGCAGCCTGGCTCCACCCTACACTG TACGGGTTAATGTGCGTGCTGCTAGCAACATGGTGGAGGTGTTTGTTGATGGGAAACCAGTGGAGGTGGAGCCTGGTACTACTGTTCTACAg GCCTGTGAGAAGGCAGGAATCCAGATCCCAAGGTTCTGCTACCACGAGCGCCTCTCAGTGGCTGGAAATTGTCGCATGTGTCTAGTAGAAATTGAGAAAGCTCCAAAG cCAGTGGCAGCCTGCGCGATGCCAGTCATGAAGGGCTGGAACATCCTCACAAATTCAGAGAAGACTCGCAAAGCCAG AGAGGGAGTGATGGAATTCCTGCTGGCTAACCACCCACTGGACTGCCCAATTTGTGATCAGGGAGGAGAGTGTGACTTGCAG GATCAGTCCATGCAGTTTGGTTCCGACCGCAGTCGTTTCACAGAGCAGAAGCGAGCAGTGGAAGACAAGAACATTGGACCACTCATCAAAACGATCATGACTCGCTGCATCCAGTGCACACGCTGCGTCCG TTTTGCCAGTGAAATTGCAGGAGTTGAAGATTTGGGAACAACAGGAAGAGGGAACAACTTACAAATCGGGACTTACGTGGAGAAGATGTTCATGTCTGAGCTGTCGGGAAACGTTATTGATATTTGCCCAGTCGGCGCGCTCACCTCTAAGCCATACGCCTTCACCGCACGGCCATGGGAAACTAG GAAAATTGAGTCAATTGACGTGCTGGACGCCGTAGGAAGTAACATTCTAGTGAGCACAAGAGGAGGTGAGGTGATGAGGGTTTTGCCCAGGCTGAATGAAGACATTAATGAAGAATGGATTTCTGACAAGACCAG GTTTGCCTATGATGGTCTGAAGAGGCAGCGGTTGACTCAGCCAATGGTAAAGGATGAGTCGGGTCAACTGACCCCAGCCACCTGGGAGGATGCACTGACTCGTGTCGCTGGAGCT ctGCAAGGTGTACAGGGCAGCGAAGTGGCAGCCATCGTGGGAGGCATGGCAGACGCGGAAGCTCTCGTCTCCCTAAAAGATCTCCTCAACAGGTTGAACTCGGAAAGCCTCTGCACTGAGGAGGTCTTCCCTCTGGCTGGAGCCGG CACTGATTTGCGGTCCAACTACCTCTTGAACACGCGCATTGCCGGCATTGAGGACTGTGACCTGCTTCTGCTGGTTGGGACTAACCCACGCTATGAGGCCCCGTTGTTCAACGCCAGAATCCGCAAGAG CTGGCTTCATAATGAGCTTCGTGTTGCCCTGGTGGGTCACAATATCGACCTGAGTTACACCTATGACCATCTTGGAGAGGAGACATCTGTGCTGAAAGAGCTGGCCAATGGAACACACCCATTCTGCCAG GTCCTTGCAGCTGCACAGCGTCCGGTCGTCGTAGTGGGCAGTAGCGCTCTACAGAGAGCAGACAGTGCTGCCATTTTGAGTTCAGTTTCCACCATCGCACAGAATGCCAGAACCAGCAGCGGAGTGGAGGAAGGCTGGAAAGTTCTCAATGTCCTGCACAG AGTGGCCAGTCAAGTAGCGGCTCTGGATCTGGGCTACAAGGCAGGTGTGGATGCCATCAGGACGAACCCACCCAAAGTCTTGTTCTTGCTGGGAGCTGATGGTGGGTGTATCACCCGAGGTGACCTTCCTAAAGACAGCCTCGTTATCTACCAGG GTCATCATGGTGACGACGGCGCAACAATGGCGGATATAATCCTCCCCAGTGCTGCGTACACGGAGAAAAATGCCACATATGTCAACACGGAGGGGAGGAGCCAACACACCCGGGTAGCCGTGTCAGCTCCGGGAATGGCCCGAGAGGACTGGAAGATCATCAGAGCTGTGGCGGAG CTAACAGGTGTGACGCTGCCCTACGACTCACTAGACGAGGTTCGATCCAGGCTCGCTGAGGTGTCTCCAAACCTGGTGCGGTATGATGACGTGGAGGAGGCAAACTATTTTAAGCAGGCAAACGAACTTGCTAAG GGGGTCAAGCAGGACCTCATTGCGTCTCCTCTGATACCACCTCAACTTTCAGTAAAGGACTTCTACATGACGG ACTCCATCAGCAGAGCCTCGCAGACAATGGCCAAGTGCGTCAAAGCCAGCACAGAAGGCGCCGCCTCTGTCGACGAGCCCTCGATTTGTTAA
- the zgc:110699 gene encoding ras-related and estrogen-regulated growth inhibitor isoform X1: MVKLLILGTPNTGKTALCVRFMTKRYIGEYDHKKEITYRCCRLVDQEAVDLEILDTSYKERWSPSLKASICWADGFLLLYSITHRQSFLEVSRLKRLIDQSKQSLAVPTVLVANKADLEIGREVTTEEGQRLAHDLRCGFSELSVADSALAVEAAVFQLIRRVLDQQRPLTYRRSYMLTMRHALTTKLTRSKTMQW, translated from the exons ATGGTTAAACTCCTCATCCTGGGAACTCCAAACACAGGAAAGACAG CCTTGTGCGTCCGCTTCATGACCAAGCGGTACATTGGCGAATATGACCACAAGAAGG AAATAACTTACAGATGCTGCCGACTGGTAGATCAGGAAGCTGTTGACCTTGAGATCTTGGATACATCATATAAG GAGAGATGGTCGCCTTCTCTGAAGGCATCCATCTGCTGGGCTGATGGCTTCCTCTTGCTCTATTCCATCACACACCGCCAAAGTTTCCTGGAGGTCTCACGGCTCAAAAGACTCATTGACCAAAGCAAACAGAGTCTGG CTGTCCCAACAGTGCTGGTAGCAAATAAAGCAGACTTGGAAATTGGCAGGGAGGTGACAACAGAGGAAGGACAGAGACTGGCCCATGATTTAAg GTGTGGTTTCAGCGAGCTGTCAGTGGCTGACTCTGCATTAGCTGTGGAAGCAGCCGTGTTTCAGCTCATCAG GCGAGTCCTGGATCAGCAGCGGCCTCTGACTTATCGCCGTTCCTACATGCTGACCATGCGCCATGCTCTGACTACAAAACTGACCCGATCTAAAACCATGCAGTGGTGA
- the unc50 gene encoding protein unc-50 homolog translates to MHSSVTNCITHSASRFYRKLLRVQFPDTFFINSYKNKHEKDYNKKSMLPTTSQHSNGALSSRDAARHTAGAKRYKYLRRLLHFRQMDFEFALWQMLYLFTSPQRVYRNFHYRKQTKDQWARDDPAFLVLLSIWLCVSTMGFGLVLDMGVLETLKLLLWVVFIDCIGVGLLISTLMWAISNKYLLKHPSREFDVEWGYTFDVHLNAFYPLLVILHFLQLFFINHLIVINSDWFLGYFVGNTLWLIAIGYYLYITFLGYNALPFLKNTVRLLYPFVPLALLYILSISLGWNFTQGLCWFYKYRVQ, encoded by the exons ATGCACAGCTCAGTCACCAACTGCATTACCCATAGTGCCTCTCGTTTTTACCGGAagcttctacgtgttcagtttcCCGACACATTTTTCATAAACAGCTACAAGAACAAGCACGAAAAGGACTACAACAAAAAG TCCATGTTGCCAACCACCAGCCAACACAGCAACGGTGCCCTTAGTTCGAGGGATGCTGCTCGTCACACCGCGGGGGCCAAGCGCTACAAGTACCTGCGAAGGCTGCTCCATTTCAGGCAAATGGACTTTGAATTTGCCCTGTGGCAGATGCTTTATTTGTTCACATCACCGCAGAGAGTCTACCGCAACTTCCACTACAGGAAACAGACCAAGGACCAGTGGGCCCGGGATGACCCAGCATTCCTGGTCTTGCTCAGCATCTGGTTATGTG TTTCAACAATGGGCTTTGGATTGGTGCTGGACATGGGAGTTCTTGAGACATTGAAGCTCCTGCTGTGGGTGGTCTTTATTGATTGCATAGGAGTGGGTCTCCTCATATCAACCCTCATGTG GGCGATAAGCAACAAATACTTGCTGAAACACCCAAGCCGTGAGTTTGATGTCGAGTGGGGTTACACGTTTGACGTTCACCTCAACGCTTTCTACCCGCTCCTTGTCATTCTGCACTTCCTGCAGCTCTTTTTCATCAACC ATTTGATAGTGATTAACTCTGACTGGTTCCTTGGATATTTTGTGGGGAACACCTTGTGGCTGATAGCCATTGGTTATTATCTGTACATCACCTTTTTGGGGTACAATG CTCTGCCGTTCCTGAAGAACACAGTGAGGCTGCTCTACCCCTTTGTTCCGCTGGCGCTCCTCTACATCCTTTCCATCTCTCTGGGCTGGAACTTTACTCAAGGTCTCTGCTGGTTTTATAAGTACAGAGTCCAGTAG